A section of the Solitalea canadensis DSM 3403 genome encodes:
- a CDS encoding dipeptide epimerase, whose translation MSIKRRDFIKSAGILTGTALTLGSTNVFAIGKGGKKAKMKLSFRPYTLELKHAFTVAVNTRKTTPVVLTEIEYDGFTGYGEASMPPYLGESHDTVMKFLAKVDLTQFNDPFQLDDILTYVDNIEAGNKAAKAAVDIALHDLLGKIMGQPWYKIWGFDATKTPDTTFTIGIDTQEVVREKVKETSPFNIIKVKLGKVESDKMMVQTIREQTNKPLTVDANQGWKDKQYTLDMAYWLKEQGAVFLEQPMPKEMRDEIAWVTERSPIPIIGDESVQRLPDVMKAHGVYNGINIKLMKCTGMREAHKMLTLARALDMKVMIGCMTETSCAISAAAQLAPMMDWADLDGSLLIKNDVYKGMEVVKGKITLIDKPGIGIAKI comes from the coding sequence ATGAGCATTAAAAGAAGAGATTTTATAAAATCAGCAGGCATTTTAACCGGAACTGCTTTAACTTTAGGAAGCACCAATGTCTTTGCCATAGGAAAAGGGGGTAAAAAGGCTAAAATGAAACTTAGTTTCAGACCGTATACCCTTGAACTGAAACATGCATTCACTGTTGCGGTTAATACCCGTAAAACTACTCCTGTTGTTCTTACCGAAATCGAATACGATGGTTTTACTGGCTATGGAGAGGCTTCAATGCCGCCTTACCTGGGTGAATCTCATGACACGGTAATGAAGTTCTTAGCAAAGGTTGATTTAACCCAATTTAATGACCCTTTTCAATTGGATGATATTTTAACCTATGTAGATAATATTGAGGCAGGAAACAAGGCAGCTAAAGCGGCTGTTGATATTGCTCTTCATGATCTACTTGGAAAAATAATGGGGCAACCCTGGTATAAAATATGGGGGTTTGATGCTACAAAAACACCTGATACTACTTTTACCATCGGTATTGATACACAGGAAGTAGTGCGCGAAAAGGTAAAGGAAACTTCTCCTTTTAACATTATAAAAGTAAAACTCGGTAAGGTTGAAAGTGATAAAATGATGGTTCAAACTATTCGCGAACAAACGAATAAGCCATTAACAGTAGATGCCAACCAAGGATGGAAGGATAAACAATACACATTAGACATGGCTTATTGGTTAAAGGAACAAGGTGCTGTATTCCTTGAACAGCCCATGCCGAAAGAAATGCGTGATGAAATTGCGTGGGTTACCGAACGAAGTCCGATTCCAATAATTGGAGATGAATCGGTTCAGAGACTACCAGATGTTATGAAGGCTCATGGTGTTTATAACGGAATTAACATTAAGCTGATGAAATGTACTGGTATGCGTGAAGCGCATAAAATGTTAACGCTTGCACGTGCCCTGGATATGAAAGTAATGATCGGCTGTATGACCGAGACTTCATGCGCTATCTCAGCGGCAGCTCAACTGGCTCCAATGATGGATTGGGCCGATTTGGATGGTTCATTATTAATTAAGAATGATGTATATAAAGGGATGGAAGTGGTTAAAGGAAAAATAACCCTGATTGATAAACCGGGAATTGGTATTGCAAAGATCTAA
- a CDS encoding RNA polymerase sigma factor, with protein MNSKEKTELFLSIIQANKGIIYKVANTYCKDMEDRKDLVQEISIQLWKSFDNYSSQYKYSTWMYRIALNVAISFYRKENRRRDASNPLSEGILDFADSAVEVELEEVLAF; from the coding sequence ATGAATTCAAAAGAAAAGACTGAACTCTTCCTTTCGATAATTCAAGCTAATAAAGGAATTATTTACAAAGTAGCTAACACTTATTGTAAGGACATGGAAGATAGAAAGGATCTTGTTCAGGAAATCAGTATACAGTTATGGAAATCATTTGATAATTATTCAAGTCAGTATAAATATTCAACCTGGATGTATCGGATTGCGCTGAATGTTGCTATCTCATTTTACAGGAAGGAAAATCGACGAAGAGATGCCTCTAATCCACTATCCGAAGGAATTCTTGACTTTGCTGACTCAGCCGTTGAAGTTGAATTGGAAGAAGTATTGGCTTTTTAA
- a CDS encoding RNA polymerase sigma factor: MAELRDLDKALMLLYLEEKSQKEIADIIGISETNVATKVGRIKKILKQQFSTLTV; this comes from the coding sequence ATTGCTGAATTGAGGGATTTGGATAAAGCCTTGATGTTGCTTTATCTGGAAGAAAAAAGTCAAAAAGAAATTGCTGACATTATAGGTATTTCCGAAACAAATGTGGCCACTAAAGTTGGCCGGATAAAAAAGATATTAAAGCAGCAGTTTTCAACCTTAACAGTTTAA
- a CDS encoding GNAT family N-acetyltransferase: protein MDTEAFEVINNERNQQFEIWLNGDVSTLTYRFYKKDIAFLHTKVAESMEGKGVGSALARYAFAYALEHKLPVMVYCPFVSGFIKKHPEFNKQLDPTYHKTAS, encoded by the coding sequence ATGGATACTGAAGCTTTTGAAGTAATAAATAATGAGCGTAATCAACAATTTGAAATTTGGCTAAATGGTGACGTTTCAACGCTGACCTATAGATTTTACAAAAAAGATATTGCTTTTCTTCACACTAAAGTTGCAGAATCCATGGAAGGAAAAGGTGTTGGGTCAGCACTCGCCCGTTACGCTTTTGCTTATGCATTAGAACATAAGCTGCCCGTAATGGTTTATTGCCCTTTTGTTTCCGGATTTATAAAAAAGCATCCTGAGTTCAACAAACAATTAGACCCTACCTATCATAAAACTGCTTCCTAA
- a CDS encoding C40 family peptidase yields the protein MKSLFLSILFMPGFSAFSQSDSTMLTTVETKIAAIKQQYVPDRRTAVFKVTASTDQGTINLMGATTDQEAKNKLLATLQESNVNYTDNIELLPSVKLANKVFGVANLSVCNNRFEPKQSAEMATQMTLGTPVDVLMKKDGWLLVRTPDGYISWTEAMGVGLMDETEFKQWQSADKILYTEYFGHAYQQPKKESSIVADLAKGAIVKLEGEEKGFYKVTYPDNRTAYVEKKEAIPLKNWLQSRNPSAENIITTAKTLLGTPYLWGGTSIKGVDCSGFIKTSFFLNGIILPRDASQQVFAGEKVDIYENGSVNIEKGISNMQNGDLLFFSSKPDGNLNAPITHVGMYIGNGEFIHSSGMVRINSLKKEAVNYAEWQTKTLVAVRRVLSQIGTKEVTKIQEHPYYNR from the coding sequence ATGAAAAGTTTATTCCTAAGCATCCTTTTTATGCCCGGTTTCTCTGCTTTCTCGCAATCTGATAGTACTATGCTTACTACCGTAGAAACTAAAATTGCTGCTATTAAGCAGCAATATGTCCCTGACAGACGGACTGCTGTCTTTAAAGTAACAGCTAGTACAGATCAGGGAACAATCAATCTTATGGGTGCAACTACTGATCAAGAAGCTAAAAATAAACTTCTGGCCACCCTTCAAGAGTCCAATGTAAATTACACAGACAATATTGAACTATTGCCTTCAGTAAAACTAGCCAATAAAGTTTTCGGTGTTGCTAATTTATCTGTTTGTAATAATCGTTTTGAGCCTAAACAATCAGCAGAAATGGCAACCCAAATGACCTTAGGCACTCCAGTTGATGTGCTGATGAAGAAAGATGGTTGGCTTTTGGTTAGAACTCCTGATGGCTATATTTCCTGGACAGAAGCGATGGGGGTTGGACTAATGGATGAGACCGAGTTCAAGCAATGGCAATCAGCAGATAAAATCCTTTACACCGAATATTTTGGTCATGCGTATCAACAACCTAAAAAGGAGTCAAGTATTGTGGCTGACTTGGCAAAAGGAGCTATTGTAAAACTTGAGGGCGAAGAAAAGGGATTTTATAAAGTAACATATCCAGATAACCGAACAGCTTACGTAGAGAAGAAAGAAGCTATTCCATTAAAAAATTGGTTGCAATCTCGCAATCCATCGGCTGAAAACATTATTACTACTGCCAAAACACTTTTGGGAACTCCTTATCTGTGGGGAGGAACGTCTATTAAAGGAGTTGATTGCAGCGGTTTTATTAAAACGTCATTTTTCCTTAACGGAATTATTCTTCCGCGCGACGCTTCACAACAGGTTTTCGCAGGTGAAAAGGTTGATATTTATGAAAACGGATCTGTAAATATTGAAAAAGGCATTTCCAATATGCAAAATGGTGATTTATTGTTTTTTTCCAGTAAACCCGATGGTAACCTGAATGCTCCGATAACACATGTAGGAATGTACATCGGAAATGGTGAATTTATTCATTCTTCCGGAATGGTAAGAATTAACAGTTTAAAGAAAGAGGCAGTAAATTATGCCGAATGGCAAACCAAAACACTGGTAGCTGTAAGAAGAGTATTGTCACAAATTGGCACTAAAGAAGTAACCAAAATACAGGAACATCCATATTACAATCGCTAG